One Oryza brachyantha chromosome 3, ObraRS2, whole genome shotgun sequence DNA segment encodes these proteins:
- the LOC102715834 gene encoding defective chorion-1 protein, FC106 isoform has protein sequence MAAAQLLLGEDGRGYDLARRLEACGAWRAWLGDAAHAALAQHLQSASTWDAFLFPSSSSGSPPPPRPLLLLQLRVRALLFDKASAALLPRGASPAGLNSVSSSYLQLHADDIYFSLEDEQEDANQHHMQSRTSFSPSRENAMLSQRHNRYEELPETWYRQYAEKFRTWHAKFHSGDKDIPKRTSEGMSNYLKVCSVHKRKRAVFMDDQGHNVSVAMLENGPSSKNTGDYNNIADETFIPEIRFPADCVPESAIPRTSETSRIYKIEVHGVLDNLPAPVSRNTGMLERFGMMPEYYKKGNKYRGKDGSRVEGKPLSQEQAMVMTRKLVARYLANAGFESGTAMSIDVLSEIIIKHISKLGRNLKLLTDSYRKQFSSIELLKMFLQTVGYSNIGPLMEITKTGNRGANYPIQQDAQVQNQNALLHAQQLRQFAPQMAINTQNLTPQQQQQLLQQQWLRRSQMTSPRGPLTMADKNQAMVNVKIENTVDSQIDSPYGSLTRQQLQQLRHHQYLQQQQQFQQQQQVQQQQQQQQQQQQQFQHQQQQQFQQQQQQQQQQQLQQQQQQQQQQLQQQQQQSQQLQQQQLAMSGGQNAQLAQQLAMSGGQNVQLAQQLAMSGGQNAQLAQQLAMSGGQNPQLAQQYKQMPSMSAYRMSMPPVKVEAFHELVSGDSSLKHDNDSNKLMSPK, from the exons atggcggcggcgcagctgcTGCTGGGCGAGGACGGGCGGGGATACGACctcgcgcggcggctggaggCGTGCGGCGCGTGGCGGGCGTGGCTCGGGGACGCCGCCCACGCCGCGCTCGCGCAGCACCTCCAGTCCGCCTCCACCTGGGACgccttcctcttcccctcctcctccagcggctcgcccccgcccccgcgcccGCTCCTGCTCCTCCAGCTCCGCGTCCGCGCGCTCCTCTTCGACAAGGCCTCCGCCGCGCTCCTCCCCCGCGGTGCCTCCCCGGCAGGCCTCAACTCCGTCAGCTCCAGCT ATCTTCAGCTCCATGCAgatgatatttatttttcattggaAGATGAGCAGGAAGATGCCAATCAACACCAT ATGCAATCTAGAACCTCATTTAGTCCAAGCAGGGAGAATGCAATGTTGTCTCAAAGACATAATCGATACGAAGAGTTACCTGAGACATGGTATAGACAATATGCTGAAAAGTTCAGGACATGGCATGCCAAGTTTCACTCTGGCGACAAAGATATACCAAAAAGAACATCAGAGGGAATGTCCAATTATCTGAAGGTTTGTAGTGTacataaaagaaagagggCTGTTTTTATGGATGATCAGGGTCACAACGTCTCGGTCGCAATGTTGGAAAATGGCCCTTCCTCAAAGAACACTGGGGACTATAATAATATAGCGGATGAAACTTTCATTCCAGAAATTAGGTTTCCAGCTGACTGCGTCCCGGAAAGTGCAATTCCTAGAACAAGTGAGACGTCTAGGATCTACAAGATAGAAGTTCACGGGGTTCTTGATAATTTACCAGCGCCTGTTAGTCGCAACACTGGAATGCTTGAAAGATTTGGAATGATGCCTGAGTATTATAAGAAAGGAAACAAATATCGAGGGAAAGATGGGTCCAGAGTAGAAGGAAAACCTCTAAGCCAAGAGCAAGCAATGGTTATGACAAGGAAGTTGGTTGCTCGCTACTTAGCAAATGCAGGATTTGAAAGTGGAACTGCAATGTCTATTGATGTTCTTTCAGAAATAATTATTAAGCACATCTCTAAGCTTGGGCGTAACTTGAAGCTTCTAACTGACAGCTACAGGAAGCAATTTTCATCCATTGAACTCCTTAAGATGTTCCTACAGACTGTTGGCTACAG TAACATTGGTCCCTTGATGGAGATCACTAAAACGGGGAATAGAGGGGCCAACTACCCTATCCAGCAAGATGCACAAGTACAGAACCAAAATGCTCTTCTTCATGCGCAACAG CTTAGGCAATTTGCACCCCAAATGGCTATTAATACCCAGAATTTGAcaccacagcagcagcagcagctgctgcagcaaCAGTGGTTGAGACGCAGTCAAATGACCAGCCCCCGTGGTCCTCTTACAATGGCAGACAAAAACCAGGCTATGGTAAATGTGAAGATTGAGAATACTGTGGACTCACAAATTGATAGTCCCTACGGATCACTTACCAGACAGCAATTGCAGCAGCTAAGGCACCATCAGTATTtacagcagcaacagcagtttcagcagcaacagcaggttcagcagcagcagcagcagcagcaacaacagcaacaacaaTTTCAGCaccaacagcaacagcaatttcaacagcagcagcagcagcaacaacaacaacaattgcagcagcagcagcagcagcagcaacaacaattgcaacagcagcagcaacagtcACAACAattgcaacagcagcagctggcCATGTCAGGAGGCCAGAATGCCCAACTAGCGCAGCAGCTGGCCATGTCAGGAGGCCAGAACGTGCAATTAGCGCAGCAGCTAGCCATGTCAGGAGGCCAGAACGCGCAATTAGCGCAGCAATTAGCCATGTCAGGAGGCCAGAATCCTCAACTAGCACAGCAGTACAAACAAATGCCATCGAT GAGTGCCTACAGAATGAGCATGCCGCCGGTGAAAGTGGAGGCGTTCCACGAGCTGGTCAGTGGTGACTCGTCACTGAAACATGATAACGACTCAAACAAGCTCATGTCCCCCAAGTAG
- the LOC102699770 gene encoding AAA-ATPase At3g28580-like encodes MEATSSVWNGLNSGVVLSLIAVLWTVVWQNLQRLQLQTLVGRHMSRHARRLAALVDPYLSVTIAEHEGGRMKRSEAFEEVKAYLSASCARDVRHLRAEGAKDADKLVLSMVDGEEVADVASEDGGGVTVWWWAYSTPPPRDGGGGGYYGWGGGRAQENRRYYRLFFLERHRDLVINTYLPRVRRRGRAVMVQNRQRKLFTNISTHSWSDADGLVRSAWSHVVFEHPKTFDTLAMDPAKKKEILDDLTMFKNGKEYYARVGKAWKRGYLLYGPPGTGKSAMIAAMANYLDYDIYDIELTSVHSNTDLRKLFIETTSKSIIVIEDIDCSLDLTGARKKKEAAADDDKKDGPPKPPDMKKDTSSKVTLSGLLNFIDGLWSACGGERLIVFTTNHVKKLDPALIRRGRMDKHIEMSYCCFEAFKFLAKTYLEVDSHGLFPAVKKLLSEVDMTPADVAENLTPKSLEDNADSCLAALVKELEKLKEDKANGRNGQGGGDDDDDDDEEDNAQAAEKDK; translated from the coding sequence ATGGAGGCGACGTCGTCGGTGTGGAACGGGCTCAACTCCGGCGTGGTGCTGAGCCTGATCGCGGTGCTGTGGACGGTGGTGTGGCAGAACCTGCAGCGGCTGCAGCTGCAGACGCTGGTCGGCCGCCACATGAGCCgccacgcgcggcggctggcggcgctcGTCGACCCGTACCTGTCGGTGACCATCGCCGAGCACGAGGGCGGGAGGATGAAGCGGAGCGAGGCGTTCGAGGAGGTCAAGGCCTACCTCAGCGCGTCGTGCGCGCGCGACGTGCGCCACCTCCGCGCCGAGGGCGCCAAGGACGCCGACAAGCTCGTGCTCAGCATGGTTGACGGCGAGGAGGTCGCGGACGTCGCGtccgaggacggcggcggcgtcaccgtgtggtggtgggcgtactccacgccgccgccgcgcgacggcggcggcggcgggtactACGGCTggggcggcgggcgcgcgcAGGAGAACCGGCGGTACTACcgcctcttcttcctcgaGCGCCACCGCGACCTCGTCATCAACACCTACCTCCcgcgcgtccgccgccggggccgcgCCGTCATGGTGCAGAACCGGCAGCGGAAGCTCTTCACCAACATCTCCACCCACAGCTGGAGCGACGCCGACGGGCTCGTCCGGTCGGCGTGGAGCCACGTCGTGTTCGAGCACCCCAAGACGTTCGACACGCTCGCCATGGACCCGGCCAAGAAGAAGGAGATCCTGGACGACCTCACCATGTTCAAGAACGGCAAGGAGTACTATGCGCGCGTCGGGAAGGCGTGGAAGCGCGGTTACCTCCTGTACGGCCCGCCGGGGACGGGCAAGTCGGCCATgatcgccgccatggccaacTACCTCGACTACGACATCTACGACATCGAGCTCACCTCGGTCCACTCCAACACCGACCTCCGCAAGCTGTTCATCGAGACGACGAGCAAGTCCATCATCGTGATCGAGGACATCGACTGCTCCCTCGACCTCACCGGCGCGCGCAAGAAGAAGGAggcggccgccgacgacgacaagAAGGACGGCCCCCCCAAGCCGCCGGACATGAAGAAGGACACCAGCAGCAAGGTCACCCTCTCCGGCCTGCTCAACTTCATCGACGGCCTCTGgtcggcgtgcggcggcgagcgcctcATCGTCTTCACCACCAACCACGTCAAGAAGCTGGACCCGGCGCTGATCCGCCGTGGCCGGATGGACAAGCACATCGAGATGTCCTACTGCTGCTTCGAGGCCTTCAAATTCTTGGCCAAGACATACCTCGAGGTCGACTCCCATGGCCTGTTCCCCGCCGTCAAGAAGCTCCTGTCGGAGGTCGACATGACGCCGGCGGACGTCGCCGAGAACCTGACACCCAAGAGCTTGGAAGACAATGCCGACTCGTGCCTCGCAGCGTTAGTGAAGGAACTGGAGAAGCTCAAGGAGGATAAGGCAAACGGAAGAAATggccaaggcggcggcgatgacgacgacgacgacgacgaagaggaCAATGCGCAA